Proteins from a genomic interval of Bos mutus isolate GX-2022 chromosome 15, NWIPB_WYAK_1.1, whole genome shotgun sequence:
- the FIBIN gene encoding fin bud initiation factor homolog, with protein MVFLKFLWMGFLCHLCQGYFDGPLYPEMSNGTLHHYFVPDGDYEENDDPEKCQLLFRVSDHRRCSQGEGSSASTLLSLTLREEFTVLGRQVEDAGRVLEGISKSISYDLDGEESYGKYLRRESHQIGDAYSNSDKSLTELESKFKQGQEQDSRQESRLNEDFLGMLVHTRSLLKETLDISVGLRDKYELLALTIRSHGTRLGRLKNDYLKV; from the coding sequence ATGGTGTTCCTGAAGTTTCTCTGGATGGGTTTTCTCTGCCACCTGTGTCAGGGCTATTTCGACGGTCCTCTCTACCCAGAGATGTCCAATGGGACCCTGCACCACTACTTTGTGCCGGACGGGGACTACGAGGAGAACGACGACCCCGAGAAGTGCCAGCTGCTCTTCAGGGTGAGTGACCACCGGCGCTGCTCCCAGGGGGAGGGGAGCTCGGCCAGCACTCTGCTAAGCCTCACCCTGCGGGAGGAGTTCACCGTGTTGGGCCGCCAGGTGGAGGACGCGGGGCGCGTGCTGGAGGGCATCAGTAAGAGCATCTCCTACGACCTGGACGGGGAGGAGAGCTATGGCAAGTACCTGCGGCGGGAGTCCCACCAGATCGGGGATGCCTACTCCAATTCGGACAAGTCCCTCACTGAGCTGGAAAGCAAGTTTAAGCAGGGCCAGGAGCAAGACAGCCGGCAAGAGAGCAGGCTCAACGAGGACTTCTTGGGGATGCTGGTCCACACCAGGTCCCTGCTGAAGGAAACGCTGGACATCTCCGTGGGGCTCAGGGACAAATATGAGCTGCTGGCCCTCACCATCAGGAGCCATGGGACCCGACTAGGTCGGCTGAAGAACGATTATCTTAAAGTGTAG